The Tachysurus fulvidraco isolate hzauxx_2018 chromosome 26, HZAU_PFXX_2.0, whole genome shotgun sequence genome segment TCTTTACTTTGCAGTTCTTGTttattcacacaaatacacatgcagGTGTTTAATAATACTTACATTATTAGTTTTGGCCTTTAAAACAGTTTACTTTAGGAGTTCCTCATGTGACAGTGTCTTAGGAAGCTAACTTAACTACCTTTGGTGCATGCTAGCTAACATTTTGTAAATTTAgactgtttatatttatgtttgacTCACTGAGGGTAGGATACAAACTGTTTCCTTCACAATTCTTCCTCCAAGTTCAAATGATCTTAGATTTCATAATGACTAGCTAATGTTGCATTAGCTAACAACAATGTTAGCTAACAACAGCTAGCACAATAATTACAACATTGTTGTTATGTGGctggcaaatgaataaaattgaattattcGTCATGGCACTGTGAGTGTTTTAGTGGAAAAATGATTccgtaaacaaacacacatattaacTTCCCCTCACTTGCATACTCACCACAAGCATGATGTCTGTCGAGTTTGTGAGCATGTGCACCAGGCTTGTGCGGGCATGTGTGAGGGTGTTGAGCGCCTTTGACCAGTGTGCCCGCTGTGTGAGGAGGCACTGCTCTATtcgctcttcctctctctgcacAGCCTCCAGCAGACGCTGCTCCTCCTCATCTAGAGCTTCACGTACGACATTCACCTGGGCCACGACTCGCTCACGGGAACTACTCGCCTCTGTCTACACAACAACAGAGTATTATACACTGTTATAGAAGGTTCCCCTAgcatactactgtatatacacactggCCAAATCACCCTCCAAGATGTTTCATTTTAGGGGCAATTATATTTGTGCCTCCCACAGATACATTATATCTATGGCAACCAGAAATATTTATACCTACTGTCATATTTATACCTACTTCACTGTACAGTGAATGGCAACTTGCTGCATGCAACATTGTTCTAACCccataaagtgttttattcctcttatatcacAGCAACATATCACACATTTTATCAGTTACTGTACATGCATTGTTATGACATGTCTGCTGAAAAAGGTAGTTCCTGATATCCTTTAATTATATCAGCTTAAATTGTTGTTCCCTTGCCAGCCTTTTCCTTTTCTGTCAGTCAAATGAGAAGAAAATTGGCTTGTTGCGATACAAAGAAACCAGGAAGTGCAAtgtcatgttttcattttactgtgttaggttttatacatattttttaaccAATATTTGTTGTCTCACTTCTCAAATTCTATATAAGGTCATTTTTGTCTGTCAGATTACATTtcaatataaatttatttatctatctatctatctatctatctatctatctatctatctatctatctatctatctatctatctatctatctatctatctatctatctatttatttatttatttatttgcccaTTGCTGCTATCCTACCAATAATTTTCAGTTTACAGCCAATGTTCTGACTATTTATTGTCCTGTACAATGTtgtgtatttgcattttatttagtcTTGTGTTGCACCATGGTCCCAGAGAAGCAACGTTTTGTTAGAATGTATCTTGAAATTCTATTGAAACAAAATAGAACAAAATTGAAATTTTGTGTACTTAAACTGTTATTAATGTCCATTTAAGTACATAAAGTACTTATTTTCTCACGTTGCATGTATGCAGACCTTTGCAATCAGCTGTAGgaactacacactgtatataagcaTACAAGATAACACTAAgataacattaaaattaattcCAGTAACacaaatattctgtaaaatctTAGGGGAAAAATGTGCCTCGACTTATAGgctctacatacagtataaccttAAGATTTCTCCTTAAGGACAAGCCCTTAAGGGTGGAGCATTTATTTCTGAGAGTGTATTGTTTACAATGCAATGATGCATCAGAATTTAATGGTCCATTGAGTAGAGAGatctttgtgtattgtgtacacaCTTCTCCTCTGGTAGGGGGAAACACTATAGTGATACGGGAGCTCAACATAGTTCAAGAAGTTTCTTACAGAAGGAaagttgaaatgaaaatgtaaactgGATAATGACAAGtactacaaataaaaataactttgaTTTCATAGAGTTACAATAGAAAAGCATTGTCTGGGAATAATGAGTTTGAGGCTGCTtatagagacaaagaaaaattaGGAATGTTATCTTGATGGGAATGAAGGATACTCTCTCTTCACTGTCAATCACAATGACACTAATCTGTGAGTTTGTATATGCTGGAGAGGGCAGATAACACTTTGATTGTACCGTGTGATGCAGCATGGGTGTAAGATAAAAAAAGATCATGTTTGATGGATTCATATTTCTCAGATTAAGTGTATGTTTGTACTGTCATGTGACAGCGAAGAGTTAGCTGGTCAGTGGTAGGATTTGGAAAAACAATTACAGCTTATCAAGTGACCCATAGGGTGGTGATTAGctgaataaatacttttttttaatataagttAAGCAACAATATCCTTCAGACAAGGATTGTTATCATGcgctaatatacagtatgttactaTATATCTATGTAAGCATGTGTATTACCTGTAAGGCCTTCTCTTTTGCAGACAGCGTGTTGTTTATGAAGCGCTCTATCTGCAGGGCTTGCAGTTGCATTGTCTCACAGACATCCACCAGCTGATTCTGAAAGAGATCACAAGTGCAATGTAAGTTAGATATTGGTGTTAAAATTGGGTGCATTTCACTGAAAAAACACGACAAACTATGCTTTAACGCCTTCCACCCTAGCTAGGGGTGAGCCTGGACTGAAATTATAAATCCTTTCTTAAGCATACAAAGCCTGAATGtatctacacatgcagcataGTAGAAGTAAGGGAAGAAGCTCCGCTATAAGACTAAAAGGCCAAGGCTATAagaagaaaatgttaaaaatgtaaacattgagCACGCAACAAAACTGACACTCGCAATCAGCCATTACACGTTACAAACACAACCAGATTCTGCAGTAGTTCTCCAATGGTATATGAACAATCAGTGACCCAAAAAAAAGCCCCCACTTTTTAATTGGCCAGTtattgagtttttatttttgccgTGTTGCATCTTCTCTTACTGTGACTTAGTAAGAGTCACAGTAAGAGAAGATGCAACATATATACTTATTTTAAGTACCAGAATTTTTCAGAtacaccttgtagtttttgagatatacTCAGTTTAATTTGAGCATTTTTAAGCAAGAGGCATAAAAATAAGCCTAGGTTTGGACAGGTTAACTTAAATGATGAAGACGGCTGTCCCgggtcacttttttttatagaaaatggTATTTAAGGAAAAATTAATCTTGACCCACTTGCATAGTAAACAATTTTCACTTGGGTGACGGCTTCCTATTTAACTTTTTGAGTAGCACAAATGGGAATTAATTTctgcatgcatatatatatatatatatatatatatatatatatatatatatatatatatatatatatatatatataaataatgcagcagtgctttaatCCCTTAAACTTCAATGTTAATGCTAATACACGCATTTCTGCTGGAACTCAGTGATTTTCAGTCTCTACTATTTCTACACTGGATTTCTTATGAATTTGACATTGTATTAACTAACTCTTCACTAGAATAATGAAACTAGAATAATATACCCAATCTGTCTCAGGGTGAGGTTTCCTTTATCAACATACCGAACACGTGCTGTACGAATGTCAACAAGAGCTTGAAAGGAAATTAAAAGACAATCAAAGATATAAGCTATACAATATCTAGGCTAAAAGTGTGTACATTCAATGTTACTATTACCGAAAGTTTCCCTGATGTAAGTATTTGGTTCTCATGTTCTGGGAACACTGTCATATTGGATAAGCTTGTGCTGCTAATCTGGTAAACTGAATCCTGTATTGAGACCATGAAAGAATGTTACCCCGAACATTCCCAGTTTATAATGACACAGCATCAAACTCTGCTTAATGTTCCTTGTCAGCTGTCTTACAGCATAAACATAACAGAAATTTGTGATTGAACTCTTTTATTCACAATGTCCATCCACACTTATGGactattttcttttctcagtGCAGTGTGTCTCTGTAGTATCTTTACAAAATTTCTACACAAAGTGGCGAAttgtaattctttttaaaagtgtaaaaaattgTACGCATTGTCTTTCTCTTGAACTATTTTGTACCTTTGGAACCTTTTTTGGAAAGTTCAGGAAACACTGTATTTGATATTTCAGGGAAATTCTATGTATTCATGTATAAACTAAACTATTTAAACATGAATACATAGAATTTCCCTGAAATATCAAATACATTGTTTCCTGGACTTTCCAAAAAGGTTCCAATGGTACTTTATGCTTTAAGTGTTGCATGACTCACCCTTACAGCCGTCGCTCTTAAATGCAGATGTATGACTGTGTGATTTTGACAAGGTCCTTGGCTAACGCACTTCTCGCAAATCGCTCTTCCTTCCGTCCTACAGTACCGGTCCACGTCTACCCCGTGCGCAGCGCACACCTTCACGTCACCACCGGTACCAGACGCACCTGTAGAAGACCCGACATTCGTCGTGCCATTATTGTAACCAAATTTGCTTTCGAAAATGGCTATACGGGAGTCTTCAGGTTGTTTAAAGCGCATGTCCGTGGTGTTTATGTGTCCTTCATGACTGAGCTGAATTCCATAATCTGGTTCGTTTTCGTTGTCCCGTAACGACACCACGGCCAGTTCACAAATCCCGTAATCCTCACTCATGACTGCGCTTTGCTTTCCAAGCCAAAAAATAAGCCACTttttcaatacaaaaaaaaataaagttggTAAAATAAATCCTGAGGTTTATTCGGGTTGGAAACGGTCGACGCAGGTGCTGCGCTCTGCGCTCTGCAGGTGCATCCAGGTGTGCGGCCGAGCCTTTACCTGGTGCAGGTGTATAACGCGGAAGTACTGCGCTGAGTCGCACAGCCAGTTTTCCGAGCAGTCGTGGCAACAGTTTGTttcgtagagagagagagagagagagagagagagagagagagagagagagagagagagagagagagagagagagagagagagagagatttacgcACGATGACTATGACAATGAAGACAATGACTCTCGATGTCTCAGCAGGGTCCAGTTAATCAGGTCCTGAAACGATTCATAAACCTGATCCCTATCCTACTTCCAATCTGGAATGGGAGTACAATGGCTAATTGTATAACATTATCCTCCTTACTACCAGTCCGAACTCCCCCAGGAAGCCAAAGAAAGCTTGACATATGAGTTAAAAACTTACCATATTGGCAAATATTTTCCAAACTGTTAAATTTACTGTTAAGtaagatttgtttattataactATTTGTGTCCCTTTTCCTTATTTTTGGGAGCTATTTCATGAGGTTATTGGGACAGGTAACACACTCAGGTTTGTTCCCAAAATTCTCTGGGAACTAGAAAATAACCTTCCAGGAACGTTCCCATAACATTCTTTAATTGTCTCATAACATGAGGTGTACTACAGACTAACCTTCTGTTAATATTCCTCTAACTTTCTTTCATGGTCTAATAACCACATGGTTAGGTAACTACAAATTAACTGGGACTTTAACTCTAACTTTAAGTCATAGCATAACAACTAGCAAGAAATGCCGtctaagataagataagataagataagataagataagataagataagataagataagataagatgagtCTTGTCTGAGAATGTTTTCAATAGAAACTAATGTTTCAGATACAGGCTACCTATTTAAATACAGAtctatattacatttacaatagATAGGGTAGTTAAAAAAATTATGTGgcttaataaaattatttattactatttaatgTCATGGTCATGATGTACCCCCTGTTCTGCATATATCAAGGTTTTATTGTGATTTATATAAAGTAGCCACTAGTGGCCCTAGTGTCACTAATGAGTCACTGCAGAGTGACTTTTCTGTGTTGTCCTGTGATCTGTATGGTTTTGTTTTCCCTCAGTTATCTAATGTATGTGTCAAACGCAATACCAACTTACAGTATTTGTGCCTCTGTTCCCCTGACCATGTTATTACATAAGGCATATCGTGTAGAGTGTTTGGAGCTTGAGTGCCCCCTAGTGCACAGATTAGTctactgcatgcaacaccaCCAACAATTTTCTTCACGAATACAAGCATATTATTAGACATTagctattaaataattatcAAATTATATGCAGTTATTAAGGGCTGCAGAAATAAATTGAGAATATGACGTACATCACCTTTGGACTTTTCTCAATGGAAATACTAAATAATTAATCTCAAATCATTTAAGATTGCAGGGAAATGAGGTTgactgttcaaaaaaaaaaaccacatggCAAAAAACCATACCTGAAACAATATACACACTGAGCAGATTAGGACAAGATAAAGGACAATATGGAAAAATCACAAaagactaaaacaaaaaaaaaagcaaaccaaaTGCAACGAGCCATATAACACTACCAAATCACTCTGAAGCCTGCCACGAAGACACAGAGACAATCATACCACCTAAACTACCACAACACTTTCAATTCAAACTTATTTGTACTGTGTTTTTAACAATTGatattgcctcaaagcagctttacagaacataaaacaaaaggttaatataaagaataatataaagattaatattatacaaaaaatcaagattaatattagatatatttaagtgtgtttgtatttatccccaatgagcaagtctgaggtgattcaggtgactgtggggaggaaaaacccccttagatggaagaggacgaaaacatgagaggaaccagactcaaagggaacctcatcctcatatgggtgacaccggagggtgtgattataaataatcacactgacaaatgttgtattgatgaggagattgttgtcctcaaagaccacatggagttgcatctcctctttagtatagaagagtctaactggagctggtaggcctctagatgtctcaggatcctcacagagtcggcatcgtctcagtggaggtccaaaatctaacactataacacactcgTGTAAACACACAGAAGGAGGTGTGCTATAGATGGGGCACTTAAACTCCTTACACTATAAAGGATGCAAATTCAACAAATCACTTTGTGTAACCAAACAGCTAAAACTACACAAATACTATTTACACTACCAGGGTAACTGACTTGCTCAAATACCCTGAGGTTAACCTCCAGCAGCCACTTAATAAAATGCAAAGCCCAACAAATCAAACTAACTCTGAGCAATCTTGTGTAATTTATAAAGAAAAGTGTCAGCTTGTTTTGGTTGATCATCTCTATTTAAAGGAATTTtgcaatgaaatgaaaatgttgtttaaatgtttttctctcCAAAAGTCTCTTTAAAAGGAAAGTGACATTTTAtacttagtttttattttgcagtgtcatatatatatgttttaaacaaaataaacatacgATAACAGAAAGCTTGAATAAAACATCCATATTAGCTACTAAACTCCAGTAGACAAACTCactgtgtataaatgtataatataccAGACAACATGAAAAGCGATGGCGTTAATCCTGttttatagtatagtgtatatttatAGTGGATTTTTGTACTGTGATCTATCCTAGTGTATATATTGTCAGGAGAAAAGAACTCAAATCAAGTCATTTGACATGTCATCAAATTTagaaaaactaaataataaatcaaaccCTTTTAACCCTCAAGGATTTCAGTGCAATGTTTTGATTCGATTATGTTAATGTTACACATATTTACCACAAATCGTTTGTATTAAATCGACTATACACGAGTTGTGCTATACTTTATAGCACTTAACTGCCCATGCTCTCGGTTTCGCGCTAAAATGACACGAGTTCCTGCGTAAAAATAAAAACCGTCCAATGGCATGAGGTAAAAAAGTGGGTAGGCGGGCCTTGTAGTCGAactctgtgttctgattggtcattcTGATTAAATACCTCGACGCCAACGTTATGCGTTTTAACGTTCCAGTTAAACGAGCGCAACGACGGTCACTGTCAAATATCTACTGTTTCTGTTGGACGAAAGCGGCCAGCCCTCTTCGCTGATTGGTTGATCGTTGCTCCGAGAGCTGGCAGCTTTTCCAGCGCCACTCAGCGGCGTTTCGCATCGCGGTGGTTTGGTAGCGGCGCGGGGAAAGAGTTGGGCAACGGCTGACCCTAATATccagggaaaaaaaggaaaaacttgGATGAAACTCGGGGTTAGGGGTTGCCCGAGCTAGCCTCTAATACCTGTATAACCACCGCGGCCGCTCATTCCGTCTCAGTCCGTGCTGGGCAGCTCGTCTAATGTCGGATTTCAAGCTCGGGATTGTTCGCCTGGGCCGTGTGGCCGGGAAGGTGAGCCTCAGGACGGCCATGTGCGACG includes the following:
- the bspry gene encoding B box and SPRY domain-containing protein, with translation MSEDYGICELAVVSLRDNENEPDYGIQLSHEGHINTTDMRFKQPEDSRIAIFESKFGYNNGTTNVGSSTGASGTGGDVKVCAAHGVDVDRYCRTEGRAICEKCVSQGPCQNHTVIHLHLRATAVRNQLVDVCETMQLQALQIERFINNTLSAKEKALQTEASSSRERVVAQVNVVREALDEEEQRLLEAVQREEERIEQCLLTQRAHWSKALNTLTHARTSLVHMLTNSTDIMLVNKNSEISDRIEEAEGVGLPKDSEHLNMNRDCSDSKLMLGMWASALLLGTTAAARMYFDERTVSHLLLLSSDRLTLTYRPKKQKKPILYDPARFDHWPNALCLDPISSGTHTWVMYVGDSAAFKVGICYRSMERKGSSNESRLGFNAKSWVLSHYEGNFSYCHNGRVVNVVVVKSPTKVGMLLDWNTQTLLFYDPDSKCVLHAVRETFTEPLLPACAVADQSISIVHC